In one Vulgatibacter incomptus genomic region, the following are encoded:
- a CDS encoding PilZ domain-containing protein codes for MRKLAPAPTSRSDRTPRLRARRIAVDMASLGEVTATLEHTSLGEITARVRDLSLHGLAIELPIDAGSTLFPGDRLETLEVRADERSLFRGSGTVRRLGESDEGIVVGIELEGDGLDLAELHRRGARRSFDQRLQALGQARARNASVGSAFKAWAADLLSGLEVLRDFLGREEEALLAEDDFTRREVEAQILDAIHPWIVKEMVAARTTLNELVGGFSDEEHQLHRAYLKRHVAPLFAESPFMRRALEKPLGYAGDYEMMNMLYRDHREGSTLFGKALNLYSTNEEAAIANINRIEFLGAMIRERIERADRDRIRIASIGCGPAREIAALLNKSPELGARLDVALVDQEDRSIAYCEKTLAPLARATNARVQVIRESVRRLLTAQALGEALGERELIYSAGLFDYLNERTSRALISILYGALADGGRLAVGNVAHHNPSRWTMEYFSEWFLIHRTPEELLRLAEGLSPAPRQVRVDAEPSGVNLFLFVER; via the coding sequence GTGAGAAAACTCGCCCCTGCCCCCACTTCCCGCTCCGATCGCACGCCCCGCCTCCGCGCCCGCCGGATCGCCGTGGACATGGCCTCGCTCGGGGAAGTGACCGCGACGCTGGAGCACACGAGCCTTGGCGAGATCACCGCGCGCGTCCGGGACCTATCCCTCCATGGCCTGGCGATCGAGCTGCCGATCGACGCCGGCTCGACCCTCTTTCCTGGCGACCGGCTCGAGACCCTGGAGGTCCGCGCGGACGAGCGTAGCCTCTTTCGCGGGAGCGGCACGGTCCGACGTCTCGGCGAGTCGGACGAAGGAATCGTGGTCGGGATCGAGCTCGAGGGCGACGGCCTCGACCTGGCCGAGCTCCACCGTCGGGGCGCGCGGCGCAGCTTCGACCAGCGGCTCCAGGCGTTGGGTCAGGCCCGCGCGCGCAACGCGAGCGTCGGGAGCGCGTTCAAGGCATGGGCGGCGGACCTCCTCAGCGGCCTCGAGGTGCTCCGCGACTTCCTCGGTCGGGAGGAAGAGGCGCTGTTGGCCGAGGACGATTTCACTCGTCGTGAAGTCGAGGCGCAGATCCTCGACGCGATCCACCCGTGGATCGTGAAGGAGATGGTGGCGGCGCGCACCACGCTGAACGAGCTCGTCGGCGGGTTCTCGGACGAGGAGCATCAGCTCCATCGCGCCTACCTCAAGCGCCACGTCGCCCCGCTCTTCGCCGAATCGCCCTTCATGAGGCGCGCGCTGGAGAAGCCTCTCGGCTACGCGGGCGACTACGAGATGATGAACATGCTCTATCGCGATCACCGCGAGGGGAGCACGCTCTTTGGCAAGGCGCTCAACCTCTACTCCACCAACGAAGAAGCGGCGATCGCGAACATCAACCGCATCGAGTTCCTGGGAGCGATGATCCGCGAGCGGATCGAGCGGGCGGATCGCGACCGCATCCGGATCGCCAGCATCGGCTGCGGGCCCGCTAGGGAGATCGCGGCGCTCCTCAACAAGAGCCCGGAGCTCGGCGCCCGCCTCGATGTCGCGCTGGTGGATCAGGAGGATCGCTCGATCGCCTACTGCGAGAAGACGCTGGCGCCCCTGGCCCGCGCGACCAACGCCCGCGTCCAGGTGATCCGCGAGTCGGTCCGGAGGCTCCTCACCGCCCAGGCTCTCGGAGAGGCGTTAGGAGAGAGGGAGCTCATCTACAGCGCCGGCCTCTTCGATTACTTGAACGAGCGCACCTCCCGCGCCTTGATCTCGATCCTCTACGGCGCCCTCGCGGACGGTGGCCGCCTCGCGGTCGGCAACGTCGCCCATCACAACCCATCCCGCTGGACGATGGAGTATTTCTCCGAGTGGTTCCTGATCCACCGCACGCCCGAGGAGCTCCTGCGGCTGGCGGAGGGCCTCTCGCCGGCACCGCGGCAGGTCCGTGTGGACGCCGAGCCGAGCGGCGTAAACCTCTTCCTCTTCGTCGAGAGATGA
- the treS gene encoding maltose alpha-D-glucosyltransferase: MTMRKAAPSAIPKDPHWYKEALLYELRVRSFCDSNDDGVGDLKGLTSKLGYIQDLGVTAIWLLPFYPSPGRDDGYDIADYFDVDPEVGSLDDFEEFLDEAHSRGLRVITEIVLNHTSDAHPWFQRARRAPPGSEHRDFYVWSETADRYREARIIFKDFEHSNWSWDPVAKAYFWHRFYSHQPDLNFDNPAVHEAVMGAVDFWLDLGVDGLRLDAVPYLYEREGTNCENLPETHAFIRKLRAHVDSKYEDRMLLAEANQWPEDAAAYFGAGDQCHMNFHFPMMPRIFMSIHQEDRFPIIDIHAQTPAIPETSQWAVFLRNHDELTLEMVTDEERDYMYGAYASDPAARINLGIRRRLAPLVGNNRRVIELMNSLLFSLPGTPVIYYGDEIGMGDNIYLGDRNGVRTPMQWSADRNAGFSRCNPQRLILPVIVDPEYHFESVNVEAQQDNPNSLLWWTKRLIALRKRFRSFGWGSIEFLSPDNPRVLAFVRKVGSEILLVVANLSRFVQYVELDLSKYQGMFPLELFGRTEFPPIGELPYLLTVSGHGFYWFQLKWPIEAALDARAHAYQPPILEVARGWESVLEGDARLRLEDVLTEWLRGRRWFEGGRRAIHSLSILEAVTLPGEAMAIVLVEARYAETEPEWYLLALAHEGEERAGELQARAPQSIIAHLHSEGPSYGVLYDALSHPASCSAMVRAIVARVRARGRTADLVGTMAMPFEEELAALEPRIVPGDPSNTAVSFGDRLLLKVYRRQGEGMNPELELGRHLASGPTPLLVGALELEPRRAERRTVATLFEYVAHEGDAMSQAREELGRFFERVLTETRGLPPIPAPSPSLARLARLEPPAGVAERIGTYLEVARKLGRRAGELHLALMGKPEDPVFALEPYSAMDQRSTYQTMRNVTGKALRRLRISLPRISTEFQPAAQEILQRSLQLYERFRPLLDRKLEALRMRHHGRLELARFLFTGKDYVIVDFEGDKARPLPERRRKRSPLRDVATMVRSFQRVASTVLFDPALVRPEDHGTAAPWAVAWWTWVSAAFVGSYLETVGDAAFVPKDRDELGLLLDAFLLETTLAELEATTADNPLRGDVPIFGLLALLDAGPDSALA, encoded by the coding sequence ATGACGATGCGCAAGGCCGCGCCGTCGGCGATTCCCAAGGATCCCCACTGGTACAAGGAGGCGCTCCTCTACGAGCTCCGGGTCCGCTCCTTCTGCGACAGCAACGACGACGGGGTGGGCGATCTCAAGGGCCTGACGTCGAAGCTGGGCTACATCCAGGACCTGGGCGTCACGGCGATCTGGCTGCTCCCTTTCTACCCTTCGCCTGGCAGGGACGACGGCTACGACATCGCCGATTACTTCGACGTCGATCCGGAGGTGGGGAGCCTGGACGACTTCGAGGAGTTCCTCGACGAGGCCCATTCCCGCGGCCTGCGGGTGATCACCGAGATCGTCCTCAACCACACCTCCGACGCGCATCCGTGGTTCCAGCGCGCGCGACGCGCGCCGCCGGGCAGCGAGCACCGGGACTTCTACGTGTGGAGCGAGACCGCCGACCGCTACCGCGAGGCCCGGATCATCTTCAAGGACTTCGAGCACTCGAACTGGTCCTGGGATCCGGTGGCGAAGGCCTATTTCTGGCACCGCTTCTACTCGCACCAGCCCGATCTCAACTTCGACAACCCGGCGGTCCACGAGGCCGTCATGGGGGCCGTGGACTTCTGGCTCGACCTGGGCGTCGACGGCCTTCGCCTCGACGCCGTCCCGTACCTCTACGAGCGTGAAGGGACCAACTGCGAGAATTTGCCCGAGACCCACGCGTTCATCCGCAAGCTGCGTGCCCACGTCGACTCCAAGTACGAGGATCGGATGCTGCTGGCAGAGGCGAACCAGTGGCCCGAGGACGCTGCCGCCTACTTCGGTGCGGGCGATCAGTGTCACATGAACTTTCACTTTCCGATGATGCCGCGGATCTTCATGTCGATTCACCAGGAGGACCGCTTCCCGATCATCGACATCCACGCCCAGACGCCGGCGATCCCGGAGACGTCGCAGTGGGCGGTGTTCCTGCGCAACCACGACGAGCTCACCCTGGAGATGGTGACCGACGAGGAGCGGGACTACATGTACGGCGCGTACGCCAGCGATCCCGCGGCGCGCATCAACCTCGGGATCCGGCGCAGGCTCGCGCCGCTGGTTGGCAACAACCGCCGCGTGATCGAGCTCATGAACTCGCTGCTCTTCTCGCTGCCGGGGACCCCGGTGATCTACTACGGCGACGAGATCGGCATGGGCGACAACATCTATCTGGGCGACCGCAACGGCGTCCGGACCCCAATGCAGTGGAGCGCCGACCGGAACGCCGGCTTCTCGCGATGCAACCCGCAGCGGCTGATCCTCCCGGTGATCGTCGACCCCGAGTACCACTTCGAGTCGGTGAACGTGGAGGCGCAGCAGGACAACCCCAACTCGCTGCTCTGGTGGACCAAGAGGCTGATCGCGCTGCGCAAGCGCTTCCGCTCGTTCGGCTGGGGCTCCATCGAGTTCCTGAGCCCGGACAACCCGAGGGTGCTCGCCTTCGTCCGCAAGGTCGGCTCCGAGATCCTCCTCGTGGTCGCGAACCTCTCCCGCTTCGTCCAGTACGTCGAGCTCGACCTCTCGAAGTACCAGGGGATGTTCCCGCTGGAGCTCTTCGGCCGTACCGAGTTCCCCCCCATCGGCGAGCTGCCGTACCTCCTCACCGTGAGTGGACACGGCTTCTACTGGTTCCAGCTCAAGTGGCCCATCGAGGCCGCCCTCGACGCGCGAGCACACGCCTACCAGCCGCCGATCCTCGAGGTCGCTCGAGGCTGGGAGAGCGTCCTCGAGGGGGATGCGCGCCTCCGCCTGGAAGACGTGCTGACCGAGTGGCTCCGCGGGAGGAGGTGGTTCGAGGGCGGTCGCCGCGCGATCCACTCCCTCTCGATCCTGGAGGCGGTGACGCTCCCCGGCGAGGCCATGGCGATCGTGCTGGTGGAGGCTCGCTACGCCGAGACCGAGCCCGAGTGGTACCTGCTGGCCCTGGCCCACGAAGGGGAGGAGAGGGCCGGAGAGCTCCAGGCGCGGGCGCCGCAGTCGATCATCGCCCACCTCCACAGCGAAGGACCGTCCTACGGCGTGCTGTACGACGCGCTCTCGCATCCCGCCTCGTGCTCGGCGATGGTGCGCGCGATCGTGGCCCGGGTGAGGGCGCGGGGACGTACGGCCGACCTGGTCGGCACCATGGCCATGCCGTTCGAGGAAGAGCTCGCGGCCCTCGAGCCGCGCATCGTCCCGGGGGATCCGTCGAACACCGCGGTCTCCTTCGGCGATCGTCTCCTGCTCAAGGTCTACCGCCGGCAGGGGGAGGGCATGAACCCCGAGCTCGAGCTGGGCCGTCACCTCGCGTCCGGCCCGACGCCGCTCCTCGTGGGCGCCCTCGAGCTCGAGCCCCGGCGAGCCGAGCGGCGGACCGTCGCCACCCTCTTCGAATACGTCGCGCACGAAGGAGACGCGATGAGCCAGGCCCGCGAAGAGCTCGGCCGGTTCTTCGAGCGCGTGCTCACGGAGACGCGGGGCCTGCCCCCGATCCCGGCGCCGTCTCCCTCGCTGGCGCGCCTCGCGCGGCTCGAGCCGCCCGCCGGCGTGGCGGAGCGGATCGGCACCTACCTCGAGGTGGCCCGGAAGCTGGGCCGCCGCGCGGGCGAGCTCCACCTCGCCCTGATGGGCAAGCCGGAGGACCCGGTCTTCGCCCTCGAGCCCTACTCCGCGATGGATCAGCGCTCGACCTACCAGACCATGCGCAACGTCACGGGGAAGGCGCTTCGCAGGCTGCGGATTTCGTTGCCGCGGATCTCCACGGAGTTCCAGCCTGCCGCCCAGGAAATCCTTCAGCGATCGCTGCAGCTCTACGAGCGCTTCCGCCCCCTCCTCGATCGGAAGCTCGAAGCCCTCCGGATGCGCCACCACGGGCGCCTCGAGCTCGCGCGGTTCCTGTTCACGGGAAAGGACTACGTGATCGTGGACTTCGAGGGCGACAAGGCGAGGCCGCTCCCCGAGCGACGGCGCAAGCGCTCCCCGCTCCGGGACGTGGCGACGATGGTGCGATCCTTCCAGCGCGTGGCGAGCACGGTGCTATTCGACCCTGCGCTGGTCCGCCCCGAGGACCACGGTACGGCGGCCCCATGGGCGGTGGCGTGGTGGACCTGGGTGTCCGCCGCCTTCGTCGGCAGCTATCTGGAGACGGTCGGCGACGCCGCCTTCGTCCCGAAGGACCGCGACGAGCTCGGATTGCTCCTCGACGCCTTTCTCCTCGAGACCACCCTCGCCGAGCTCGAGGCGACGACGGCGGACAACCCGCTGCGCGGCGACGTCCCGATCTTCGGACTCTTGGCCCTGCTCGACGCCGGCCCCGATTCCGCTCTGGCCTAG
- a CDS encoding sensor histidine kinase gives MSAPILYVDDDQANLVIFESALEGVLPILTANSGPAALEILRSREISVLLTDQRMPGMSGVDLAEIAKVEFPETIRMMITAYSDLNAAIEAINRGQIHLYLRKPWDTRELRLSLQLARERYLVGRKVVEMETRLAATERLYSLGVISAGIAHEIRNPLGAMDANLHFVRQAVGDVQSKLEGIDARLTKKLTDVDEALADCTRSIEAIIEIMRSMELGANASDEGLVDLEEVVGLAVRSLRGRVQRVARLELDLARLQPIRGSRTKLGQVVLNLVINAVEAMDPALRATNQVKILQYARDDAYRLVVEDNGPGMPKDVLARVFDPFFTTKPSGGTGLGLAISRQIVEELGGSIDATSEVGVGTRFVVSLPIPE, from the coding sequence ATGAGCGCCCCGATTCTCTACGTCGACGACGACCAGGCGAACCTGGTGATCTTCGAGTCGGCGCTCGAGGGCGTCCTGCCGATCCTCACCGCGAACAGCGGCCCGGCGGCCCTCGAGATCCTGCGCAGCCGCGAGATCTCCGTCCTCCTCACGGATCAGCGGATGCCCGGAATGTCCGGCGTCGACCTGGCGGAGATCGCCAAGGTCGAGTTCCCCGAGACGATCCGGATGATGATCACCGCCTACTCGGATCTGAACGCGGCGATCGAGGCGATCAACCGGGGGCAGATCCACCTCTATCTGCGCAAGCCCTGGGACACGCGCGAGCTCCGGCTCTCGCTCCAGCTCGCGCGCGAGCGCTATCTGGTCGGCCGCAAGGTGGTCGAGATGGAGACGCGGCTCGCGGCGACGGAGCGCCTCTACTCGCTCGGCGTGATCTCCGCCGGGATCGCACACGAGATCCGCAACCCCCTGGGCGCCATGGACGCCAACCTCCACTTCGTCCGCCAGGCCGTGGGCGACGTCCAGTCGAAGCTCGAGGGCATCGACGCGCGCCTGACCAAGAAGCTGACGGACGTGGACGAGGCGCTGGCGGACTGCACGCGCTCCATCGAGGCGATCATCGAGATCATGCGTTCGATGGAGCTCGGCGCGAATGCGAGCGACGAGGGCCTCGTCGACCTCGAGGAGGTCGTGGGGCTCGCCGTTCGCTCCCTGCGCGGGCGCGTGCAGCGGGTGGCACGGCTCGAGCTGGATCTCGCGCGGCTGCAGCCGATTCGGGGCTCTCGCACCAAGCTGGGCCAGGTGGTCCTCAACCTCGTGATCAACGCGGTGGAGGCCATGGATCCGGCGCTCCGCGCAACGAACCAGGTGAAGATCCTCCAGTACGCCCGAGACGACGCCTACCGGCTCGTGGTCGAGGACAACGGCCCGGGGATGCCCAAGGACGTGCTGGCGCGGGTCTTCGATCCCTTCTTCACCACCAAGCCGAGCGGCGGCACCGGCCTGGGCCTCGCGATCTCCCGTCAGATCGTCGAAGAGCTCGGCGGCAGCATCGACGCGACGAGCGAGGTGGGCGTCGGAACGCGCTTCGTCGTATCGCTGCCGATCCCCGAATAA
- the malQ gene encoding 4-alpha-glucanotransferase gives MIPPPRKASPRPPTLGERASGILLHPTSLPGPHGCGDLGQGGHRFAEWLAEAGQRWWQVLPLGPLGYGNSPYSALSAFAGNPLLIGLDELGIDEVPSPSLPSGRVDYGLASAWRRRKLGDAFAARKGSDAPSFRLFCEAERPWLEDFALYSALKDAHGGRSWVEWSPRLRDRDPPALEDARRELAEELERRRWEQWIFEQQWHQLREHCAALGIGLIGDLPIFVSHDSADVWAHRELFFLDERGMPTVVAGVPPDYFSRTGQLWGNPLYRWDRLRDTGYAWWIDRLRQMQRRFDAIRLDHFIGFVRAWEIPAGDPTAENGRWREGPGIGLFRTAREALGELPMIAEDLGAVTPAVKALRDELGLPGIRLLQFAFGTDPQAPDFLPHAYPRNAVVYTGTHDNDTTVGWFEDPGGPHGTRTPDEVARERARALDYLGLEGAGEVHWAMIRAVLASVANVAIVPLQDVLGLGSEARMNRPGTLDGNWEWRVREADLDTALAYRLHRLVHTYGRDAGAPAAGIPVEGR, from the coding sequence GTGATCCCGCCTCCGCGAAAGGCGTCGCCGCGACCTCCGACGCTGGGCGAGAGGGCGAGCGGCATCCTGCTCCACCCCACCTCGCTGCCCGGCCCGCACGGCTGCGGCGACCTGGGGCAGGGCGGTCATCGCTTCGCCGAATGGCTCGCCGAGGCCGGCCAGCGGTGGTGGCAGGTCCTGCCCCTTGGGCCGCTCGGCTACGGAAACTCGCCCTACAGCGCGCTCTCCGCCTTCGCCGGGAACCCGCTGCTCATCGGCCTGGACGAGCTGGGGATCGACGAGGTCCCGAGCCCCTCCCTCCCGTCCGGGCGCGTGGATTACGGCCTGGCGAGCGCCTGGCGCCGCCGGAAGCTGGGCGACGCCTTCGCCGCCCGCAAGGGGAGCGACGCGCCTTCCTTTCGCCTCTTCTGCGAGGCGGAGCGCCCTTGGCTGGAGGACTTCGCCCTCTACTCCGCGCTCAAGGACGCCCACGGCGGCCGCTCGTGGGTGGAGTGGAGTCCGCGCCTGCGCGATCGGGATCCACCTGCGCTCGAGGACGCGAGGCGCGAGCTCGCCGAGGAGCTCGAACGCCGCCGCTGGGAGCAGTGGATCTTCGAGCAGCAGTGGCACCAGCTCCGCGAACACTGCGCCGCGCTCGGCATCGGCCTCATCGGCGACCTGCCGATCTTCGTCTCCCACGACAGCGCCGACGTCTGGGCGCATCGGGAGCTCTTCTTCCTCGACGAGCGAGGCATGCCCACGGTGGTGGCGGGCGTGCCTCCCGACTACTTCAGCCGCACCGGACAGCTCTGGGGAAACCCGCTCTACCGCTGGGACCGCCTTCGGGACACGGGCTACGCCTGGTGGATCGATCGCCTGCGCCAGATGCAGCGCCGCTTCGACGCGATCCGCCTCGACCACTTCATCGGCTTCGTCCGGGCCTGGGAGATCCCGGCAGGCGATCCCACCGCCGAGAACGGCCGCTGGAGGGAGGGCCCCGGGATCGGGCTCTTCCGGACGGCGAGGGAGGCGCTCGGAGAGCTCCCGATGATCGCCGAGGACCTGGGCGCCGTCACGCCGGCGGTGAAGGCGCTGCGCGACGAGCTCGGCCTTCCGGGGATCCGGCTCCTGCAGTTCGCCTTCGGCACCGATCCCCAGGCGCCCGACTTCCTGCCCCACGCCTATCCGCGCAACGCGGTGGTCTATACCGGCACCCACGACAACGACACCACGGTGGGCTGGTTCGAGGATCCCGGCGGCCCCCACGGCACGAGGACCCCCGACGAGGTCGCCCGGGAGCGGGCGAGGGCGCTGGACTACCTCGGCCTGGAAGGGGCGGGGGAGGTCCACTGGGCGATGATCCGCGCGGTGCTCGCGTCCGTGGCGAACGTGGCGATCGTCCCCCTCCAGGACGTGCTCGGGTTGGGCTCCGAGGCGAGGATGAATCGCCCCGGCACGCTGGACGGCAACTGGGAGTGGCGGGTCCGCGAGGCGGATCTCGACACTGCTCTCGCCTACCGGCTCCACCGCCTCGTGCATACCTACGGGCGTGACGCGGGGGCTCCCGCAGCCGGCATCCCGGTCGAGGGGAGATGA
- a CDS encoding DUF190 domain-containing protein, producing the protein MRVIEGDQLLARIFVGESDLWHHQPLATALLERLRKEGFAGASVFHGVAGFGARSVLHTAQLLRLSEDLPVLVEVVDTEERIRSHLVPILDEMMPEGLVTLEKVHVLRYGPKREASGAV; encoded by the coding sequence ATGCGCGTTATCGAGGGAGACCAGCTGCTCGCCCGGATCTTCGTCGGCGAGTCGGACCTCTGGCACCACCAGCCCCTCGCCACCGCCCTCCTCGAGAGGCTCCGGAAGGAGGGCTTCGCCGGCGCCAGCGTCTTCCACGGCGTCGCCGGCTTCGGCGCGCGGAGCGTGCTGCACACCGCACAGCTCCTCCGCCTCTCGGAGGACCTCCCCGTGCTCGTCGAAGTGGTCGACACCGAGGAGCGGATCCGCTCCCACCTCGTGCCGATCCTCGACGAGATGATGCCCGAGGGGCTCGTGACCCTCGAGAAGGTCCACGTCCTCCGCTACGGGCCGAAGCGCGAAGCGAGCGGGGCCGTCTGA
- a CDS encoding ATP-binding protein, with the protein MSRTTTISEFRAHLAERNLVAARLAALLVAVLMPAGVVLDWLTNPELVQPFFTLRVAAAAGSLVVLGLTYVVRDERVTFPLGLLPALIGSLAIAAMIGRLEGFSSPYYAGLNLCILGMGIVFVWRILQTTLACLAITSFWLVPALASGSSVWEDPAFFNNLYFLLLTSVIAVASNEVRYRQVRREHEARTSLARTSAQLEEALSQLKELDRTKTEFFTNISHELRTPLTLILTPVEDRLARDGLSADERSFFDVVRRNAYRLLRLIDDLLDLSRIDAGRLRLRVAPVDLRLLAEHSLAAFRPAAESRDIELELTTAQVENTFGDAHRLEIVLTNLLGNALKFTPDGGRIRLEVSSSDTEATVSVTDSGPGIPEADRERIFERFFRSESGGNHRVQGGAGIGLSLARQLVELHGGRLEISGGSGEGTTFTMTLLLGREHFRPEVVERRQVAVDVADGRRAGDMQLPPGSEPTLPEAGPAPEAAPIRLEDGRRPRLVLVEDNDEIREMVQRILAPSFDVEVANDGVAGLELVRSSRPDLVISDVMMPRLTGTALCASLKADPALQNIPVILLTARSGSEAVLEGYAHGADDFVTKPIHPRVLIARVRAQLRLRSLGLTLAAQAKLAAVGTLAAGIGHEVRNPVNAVVNGARALLERQNLEPSTRRVLEVIEEAGSRIDAISAALLDHSHPGEQDRPRPCDLRSGLDATVRLLEHRLNGIEVHRRYESSRPVIASAGELNQVFLNLIDNALRSTARNVWVHVADAGANVRVVVEDDGPGIPAGVAERIFDPFFTTREPGIGTGLGLYLSRKITTRYGGDLRYEGRPGGGARFHVELPAEEAE; encoded by the coding sequence TTGAGTCGGACGACGACGATTTCGGAGTTTCGCGCCCACCTCGCCGAGCGGAACCTCGTTGCTGCCAGGCTCGCCGCGCTCCTCGTCGCGGTCTTGATGCCGGCGGGCGTGGTCCTCGACTGGCTCACGAACCCCGAGCTGGTCCAGCCCTTCTTCACCCTTCGCGTCGCGGCGGCTGCCGGCTCGCTCGTGGTGCTCGGCCTCACCTACGTCGTCCGCGACGAGCGAGTCACCTTTCCGCTGGGGCTGCTCCCCGCGCTGATCGGCTCGCTCGCGATTGCGGCCATGATCGGCCGCCTCGAAGGCTTCTCGTCGCCCTACTACGCGGGCCTCAACCTCTGCATCCTGGGCATGGGGATCGTCTTCGTCTGGCGCATCCTCCAGACGACCCTCGCCTGCCTTGCGATCACCTCGTTCTGGCTGGTCCCCGCCCTCGCGTCCGGTTCCTCGGTCTGGGAGGACCCCGCATTCTTCAACAACCTCTATTTCCTCCTGCTCACCTCGGTGATCGCGGTCGCCTCGAATGAAGTCAGGTACCGCCAGGTGCGCCGCGAGCACGAGGCACGCACGAGCCTGGCCCGCACGTCCGCGCAGCTCGAGGAGGCCCTCTCGCAGCTCAAGGAGCTCGACAGGACCAAGACCGAGTTCTTCACCAACATCTCCCACGAGCTGCGGACGCCCCTCACCCTGATCCTCACTCCCGTGGAGGATCGCCTGGCCCGAGACGGGCTCTCGGCCGATGAGCGCTCGTTCTTCGACGTGGTCCGCCGGAACGCCTACCGGCTGCTTCGGCTCATCGACGATCTCCTCGATCTCTCGCGCATCGACGCAGGCCGGCTGCGGCTCCGGGTGGCGCCCGTCGACCTCCGCCTCCTCGCGGAACACTCCCTCGCGGCGTTCCGTCCCGCGGCGGAGAGCCGCGACATCGAGCTGGAGCTGACGACCGCCCAGGTCGAGAACACCTTCGGCGACGCCCACCGACTCGAGATCGTCCTCACCAACCTCCTGGGGAACGCGCTGAAGTTCACCCCGGACGGCGGCCGGATCCGACTGGAGGTCAGCTCTTCCGACACCGAGGCGACCGTGAGCGTCACCGACTCCGGCCCGGGGATCCCCGAGGCGGATCGGGAGCGGATCTTCGAGCGCTTCTTCCGATCCGAGTCCGGCGGGAACCATCGCGTCCAGGGCGGCGCCGGGATCGGCCTCTCGCTGGCCCGTCAGCTCGTGGAGCTCCACGGCGGCCGGCTCGAGATCTCCGGCGGTTCCGGCGAGGGGACCACTTTCACGATGACCCTCCTCCTCGGCAGGGAGCACTTCCGTCCCGAGGTGGTCGAGCGGAGGCAGGTCGCGGTCGACGTCGCCGACGGGCGTCGCGCGGGCGACATGCAGCTACCGCCCGGTTCCGAGCCGACGCTCCCGGAGGCGGGCCCTGCGCCGGAAGCCGCTCCGATTCGGCTGGAGGACGGCCGCCGCCCGAGGCTCGTGCTCGTCGAGGACAACGACGAGATCCGCGAGATGGTCCAGCGGATCCTCGCGCCTTCGTTTGACGTGGAGGTCGCGAACGACGGCGTGGCGGGCCTCGAGCTCGTGCGCTCGAGCCGGCCGGACCTCGTGATCTCGGACGTGATGATGCCGCGGCTCACGGGCACGGCGCTCTGCGCGTCCCTCAAGGCGGACCCTGCGCTCCAGAACATCCCGGTGATCCTCCTCACCGCCCGCAGCGGCTCGGAAGCGGTCCTCGAGGGCTACGCCCACGGCGCGGACGACTTCGTGACGAAGCCGATCCATCCGCGTGTGCTGATCGCCCGGGTGCGGGCGCAGCTCCGCCTCCGCTCCCTGGGGCTCACCCTCGCCGCCCAGGCGAAGCTCGCCGCAGTGGGTACGCTCGCGGCGGGGATCGGCCACGAGGTGCGCAACCCCGTGAACGCCGTGGTGAACGGCGCTCGTGCCCTCCTGGAGCGCCAGAACCTCGAGCCCTCGACGAGGCGCGTGCTGGAGGTGATCGAGGAGGCCGGGAGCCGGATCGACGCGATCAGCGCCGCGCTCCTTGACCACTCCCATCCGGGCGAGCAGGATCGACCTCGTCCCTGCGACCTTCGATCCGGTCTCGACGCAACCGTCCGCCTCCTCGAGCATCGGCTCAACGGGATCGAAGTCCACCGTCGCTACGAGTCGAGCCGACCGGTGATCGCCTCGGCGGGAGAGTTGAACCAGGTGTTCTTGAACCTGATCGACAACGCGCTTCGCTCGACGGCACGGAACGTATGGGTCCACGTCGCCGACGCCGGCGCGAACGTTCGAGTCGTGGTAGAGGACGACGGCCCCGGGATCCCGGCCGGGGTCGCAGAGCGGATCTTCGATCCCTTCTTCACCACCCGGGAGCCTGGAATCGGCACGGGCTTGGGCCTGTACCTCTCGAGGAAGATCACCACGCGCTACGGCGGGGATCTCCGATACGAGGGGCGGCCGGGCGGCGGTGCCCGCTTCCATGTCGAGCTCCCGGCGGAGGAGGCAGAATGA